The Mucilaginibacter mallensis genome has a segment encoding these proteins:
- a CDS encoding SusC/RagA family TonB-linked outer membrane protein: MKLTTLIILVALLQCSARGFSQKINLNETNTPLKKVLQQINKQTGYAFFYDSKDVANKSVSVQLKDASVEEALSKCLQNQDLSYKIIAKTIVLQQEDQVTKSSGMAPAPIVIKGKVTDDKNETLPGVTIKLKNGTASTVTDINGNFSISVPDDKAILVFTYIGFTPQELPASASSAMVVKLLPASNSLDAVVVTALGIKKEEKRIGYSITQVSGEEVSTTREPTFVNALAGKVAGLVVQSPPNGDGGSSRVILRGYSSFSGSNQPLYVIDGVPINSNTRENTDDQGKVYGGSDPGDGLNSINPDDIETISILKGASAAALYGGGAQAGVILITTKKGKKGAGVGVTFNSNTVFEKMIPYDNLQTEYGRGYYGRIYTAADDTVSFFYGGLGNNSGDPPGWSWGAKIEGQPFLDIDGKTKPYVLQSAAENFDRFYKIGITSTNSVALTKGYDDGSYRISLSDTRDDSPTPGEGYERYNAVFNLNQDFGKRFHTSFKVDLSRVLRLNAPLERGDGRGSMGQSYPRIANTTDITLLDAKDASGNFLSTYTANPYVQIEKVKNDQTQNRVLTSANLTYDITDHLHANVITGLDYINTDGVFAVFPNNVTNNSGIYQTSTYQQQRTDVRGTLNYDTKFRDFSLTVLAGVESQNASQYSLTMGGSNFIDPSQLNFSNLKTVNLPTELHSPRSETNSVFAQADLGYKNYLFLEVTGRNDWYSALTSNLSNSKNYLAYPSANLSYVFSDALHIDPKILSFGKLRAAFGQTGSNPTPQRTDLTFTSQGALNGIPLSEVTNSAAPPASLKPEVTTESEIGTELKFFGNRLSLDADYYYKKSDNFLLPITISNSTTFSSVYVNAGNMYDKGFEVLLAGTPIKTRDFNWDVSFNAAKNKNMVTALAPGLGTGIDLYYNIEARVGYPLGSIFGSTYQRAPNGQIVYQLENSQTGDSGTPNSVIIAKNSGDNYLGTANPDWSGGITNTFTYKDFSFSFLIDGQFGGQVYEADAIWTNYFGNSKASLLGRDGTYIPNGVINTGTASAPVYVKNTLPYSSYIQFNDNGNADKIINQSNVFSRTFIKFRQVSLAYKIPKSILRNTFIRSATFSLIGRNLFYIRKDLPTFDPEASDSIGTGFGYDSGGSPTSRTYGFNLNISF; this comes from the coding sequence TGGCACCGGCACCTATCGTTATTAAAGGTAAGGTTACTGATGATAAAAATGAGACCTTACCCGGTGTAACTATAAAGCTGAAAAATGGTACGGCATCAACCGTAACCGACATTAACGGTAACTTTAGCATTAGTGTACCCGATGATAAGGCCATACTGGTTTTTACCTACATTGGCTTTACCCCGCAGGAATTACCGGCAAGCGCGAGTAGTGCAATGGTGGTAAAATTATTACCCGCCTCTAATAGCCTTGATGCTGTTGTTGTAACAGCATTGGGCATAAAAAAAGAAGAAAAACGCATAGGTTACTCTATCACACAGGTTAGCGGCGAAGAAGTATCCACTACCCGCGAACCTACATTTGTTAACGCTTTAGCAGGTAAGGTAGCAGGTTTGGTAGTTCAAAGCCCGCCCAATGGCGATGGTGGCTCATCAAGGGTTATCCTGCGTGGTTATTCCTCTTTCTCGGGATCAAATCAGCCTTTATATGTTATTGATGGTGTGCCCATTAACAGCAATACCCGTGAAAATACAGATGACCAGGGCAAGGTATACGGTGGTTCCGATCCCGGCGATGGCTTAAACTCTATCAATCCGGATGATATTGAAACCATCAGTATATTAAAAGGAGCTTCGGCGGCTGCACTTTATGGCGGCGGCGCGCAAGCAGGCGTTATCCTCATCACCACAAAAAAAGGTAAAAAAGGCGCAGGAGTTGGTGTCACCTTTAACAGCAATACTGTTTTTGAAAAAATGATACCCTATGATAACCTGCAAACAGAGTATGGTCGTGGTTATTATGGCAGGATCTATACCGCTGCCGATGATACCGTAAGCTTCTTTTACGGCGGGTTGGGCAATAACTCTGGCGACCCTCCGGGATGGTCATGGGGGGCGAAAATTGAAGGCCAGCCATTTTTAGATATTGATGGCAAAACAAAGCCATATGTACTGCAAAGTGCGGCTGAAAACTTCGACAGGTTTTATAAGATTGGTATCACATCAACCAATAGCGTTGCTTTAACCAAAGGCTATGATGATGGCTCGTACCGTATATCACTTTCTGATACAAGGGACGATTCACCTACACCGGGCGAAGGATATGAGCGCTATAATGCTGTGTTTAATTTAAACCAGGATTTCGGCAAGCGTTTTCACACCAGCTTTAAAGTTGACCTTTCAAGAGTATTGCGTTTAAATGCACCACTTGAGCGTGGCGACGGGCGTGGATCAATGGGTCAAAGCTATCCGCGTATAGCTAACACTACCGATATTACGCTGTTGGATGCAAAGGATGCTAGCGGTAACTTCCTGTCAACCTATACTGCCAACCCTTATGTGCAGATAGAAAAAGTAAAGAACGACCAAACACAAAATCGTGTATTAACTTCGGCTAACCTTACTTATGATATTACCGATCATTTGCATGCCAACGTAATAACAGGTTTGGATTATATCAATACCGATGGTGTATTTGCGGTATTCCCCAATAATGTAACCAATAACAGCGGTATTTATCAAACCTCAACATATCAGCAACAAAGAACTGACGTGCGCGGTACATTGAATTATGATACCAAGTTCAGGGATTTCTCACTAACTGTTTTAGCCGGTGTTGAGTCTCAAAACGCGAGTCAATACTCATTGACCATGGGCGGTTCAAATTTTATTGATCCAAGCCAGTTAAATTTCAGTAATTTAAAAACTGTGAATCTGCCTACGGAGCTTCATAGCCCGCGTTCTGAAACAAATTCTGTTTTTGCTCAGGCTGATCTGGGGTATAAGAATTATTTATTCTTAGAGGTTACCGGCCGTAACGACTGGTATTCAGCCCTTACATCAAACTTATCCAATTCTAAAAATTACCTGGCTTACCCATCGGCAAACTTAAGCTATGTGTTTAGTGATGCGCTGCATATCGATCCTAAAATATTATCATTCGGTAAGTTAAGGGCCGCCTTTGGCCAAACAGGCAGTAACCCTACACCACAACGTACCGATCTTACATTTACTTCACAGGGCGCGCTAAATGGTATTCCATTAAGCGAAGTAACCAACAGTGCTGCTCCGCCGGCAAGCTTAAAGCCTGAAGTAACTACAGAATCAGAGATTGGTACAGAGTTAAAGTTTTTTGGCAATCGCTTATCACTTGATGCGGATTACTACTACAAAAAATCAGATAATTTCCTGTTGCCGATAACTATCAGTAACAGTACCACTTTTAGCTCGGTATATGTAAATGCTGGTAATATGTACGATAAAGGTTTTGAAGTATTACTAGCAGGTACGCCTATAAAAACCCGTGATTTTAACTGGGATGTAAGCTTTAACGCCGCTAAAAATAAAAATATGGTTACCGCGCTTGCACCGGGCCTTGGTACAGGTATCGATCTGTATTATAACATCGAGGCAAGGGTAGGTTACCCATTAGGTTCTATATTTGGTTCGACTTACCAAAGGGCGCCAAACGGGCAAATAGTTTACCAGCTTGAAAACTCACAAACCGGCGACTCAGGTACACCTAACTCCGTTATTATTGCTAAAAACAGCGGCGATAATTACCTGGGTACAGCTAACCCTGATTGGTCGGGCGGTATAACCAATACATTTACCTATAAAGATTTCTCTTTCAGCTTCCTGATTGATGGCCAATTTGGCGGCCAGGTTTACGAGGCTGACGCGATATGGACAAATTATTTCGGTAATTCAAAAGCTTCACTTTTGGGTCGCGATGGTACCTACATACCAAATGGTGTAATTAACACGGGGACCGCGTCTGCACCGGTATATGTAAAAAATACATTACCTTACAGCTCATACATCCAGTTTAATGATAACGGAAATGCGGATAAGATCATCAATCAATCAAACGTATTCAGCAGGACCTTTATTAAATTCCGCCAGGTATCATTAGCCTATAAAATTCCTAAGAGTATACTGCGTAACACCTTTATCAGGTCAGCTACTTTCTCACTTATCGGGCGTAACCTTTTCTACATCAGAAAAGACCTGCCTACGTTTGATCCGGAAGCATCTGACAGTATAGGTACCGGTTTTGGTTATGATAGCGGAGGTTCGCCAACCAGCCGTACCTATGGGTTTAACTTAAATATAAGTTTTTAA